From one Cyanobacterium stanieri PCC 7202 genomic stretch:
- a CDS encoding glycosyl transferase group 1 (PFAM: Glycosyl transferases group 1~COGs: COG0438 Glycosyltransferase~InterPro IPR001296~KEGG: cyt:cce_3235 glycosyl transferase, group 1~PFAM: glycosyl transferase group 1~SPTR: Glycosyl transferase, group 1), which translates to MKTALVHEWLTPKATGGSELVVKEILQLIDAQLYALIDFESSNPQSYLYGQNIRTSFLQHLPLSRNGVQKYLPLLPIAIEQLNLTEYDLVLSSSHAVAKGVITRPDQPHICYCHTPMRYAWDLTFDYLDRTSAIKRFFARYFLHQLRQWDVISANRVDFFIANSHHTARRIWRCYRREAEVIYPPVQVDDFPFEAQKSDYYVTVSRLVSYKKVGLIVEAFNQLGKPLVVIGDGPEFKQIQAIAKDNITLLGSVDDKTLKNYLSSAKGFIYAACEDFGIAVVEAQACGTPVIAYGKGGALETVIDIQQNPQNGTGILFPSQTVESLVNAVKTFENVGFSLNAENCLINAQKFSLRVFQQSYQRFIAQSMEKFAEK; encoded by the coding sequence ATGAAAACAGCATTAGTCCATGAATGGTTGACTCCCAAGGCAACGGGAGGATCCGAATTAGTGGTCAAAGAAATTTTGCAGTTAATAGATGCTCAACTATACGCTTTGATTGACTTTGAATCTTCCAACCCCCAGAGTTATCTTTATGGACAAAATATTCGTACTTCTTTTCTGCAACATTTGCCCCTCAGTAGAAACGGAGTACAAAAATATTTGCCCCTATTACCCATTGCCATAGAACAATTAAACCTCACAGAATACGATCTGGTCTTGTCCTCCTCCCATGCAGTAGCAAAAGGGGTAATTACCCGACCAGATCAACCCCATATATGTTATTGTCATACTCCCATGCGCTATGCTTGGGATTTAACTTTTGATTATCTCGATCGCACCTCCGCCATCAAAAGATTTTTTGCCCGTTATTTCCTTCACCAACTACGACAATGGGATGTCATCTCTGCTAATAGAGTGGATTTCTTCATTGCCAACTCCCACCATACCGCCCGAAGAATATGGCGCTGTTATCGACGAGAAGCAGAAGTAATCTATCCCCCCGTACAGGTGGATGATTTTCCCTTTGAAGCTCAAAAATCCGATTATTATGTAACGGTATCTCGTTTAGTAAGTTATAAAAAAGTGGGCTTAATCGTTGAAGCCTTTAATCAACTAGGAAAGCCCTTAGTGGTGATTGGGGATGGTCCAGAATTTAAGCAAATACAAGCCATTGCCAAGGACAACATTACCCTCCTCGGCTCTGTGGATGACAAAACCCTCAAAAACTATTTATCTTCTGCCAAGGGCTTTATATATGCTGCCTGTGAAGATTTTGGCATCGCCGTAGTAGAAGCCCAAGCCTGTGGCACCCCTGTAATTGCCTATGGTAAAGGAGGGGCCTTAGAAACGGTCATCGATATACAACAAAACCCTCAAAATGGTACAGGGATACTATTTCCTTCACAAACTGTAGAATCTTTGGTCAATGCCGTTAAAACCTTTGAAAATGTAGGCTTTTCCTTAAATGCCGAAAATTGTTTAATTAACGCCCAAAAGTTTAGCCTGAGAGTGTTTCAGCAGTCTTATCAAAGATTTATTGCCCAATCTATGGAAAAATTCGCCGAAAAATAA
- a CDS encoding Undecaprenyl-phosphate galactose phosphotransferase (PFAM: Bacterial sugar transferase~COGs: COG2148 Sugar transferase involved in lipopolysaccharide synthesis~InterPro IPR003362~KEGG: cyt:cce_3234 undecaprenyl-phosphate galactosephosphotransferase~PFAM: sugar transferase~PRIAM: Undecaprenyl-phosphate galactose phosphotransferase~SPTR: Undecaprenyl-phosphate galactosephosphotransferase), with protein MTIDTQFVSLKKAQDTVTHRRSLDLPRKSAIAQETTSQSYRYKRIFDIIFSATVLIVCFPIYFIISILILVSSPGPIFYYQERVGKNFKSFKCIKFRTMVKNADQILDQVLAECPLRREEFENNFKLKKDPRITWIGHFLRASSLDEFPQFWNVLKGDMSIVGPRPLVPDELHMYGNKIDKVLTIKPGITGLWQVSGRNDIPYNRRILMDVYYVINNNFIFDIWIILKTITVMFFTKNNGAY; from the coding sequence ATGACAATAGATACCCAATTTGTGTCTTTAAAAAAGGCTCAAGATACAGTGACGCACCGTCGCAGTCTTGATTTGCCCAGAAAAAGTGCGATCGCCCAAGAAACAACATCTCAGAGCTATCGTTACAAAAGAATATTTGACATCATCTTTTCTGCCACAGTTTTAATTGTCTGTTTTCCCATCTACTTCATCATTAGTATACTAATCCTTGTTAGCTCCCCCGGACCTATTTTTTACTACCAAGAAAGAGTCGGCAAAAACTTCAAAAGTTTTAAATGTATCAAATTTAGAACCATGGTCAAAAACGCCGATCAAATTTTAGATCAAGTATTAGCAGAATGTCCCCTCAGAAGAGAAGAATTTGAAAATAACTTTAAACTCAAAAAAGATCCTCGTATCACTTGGATTGGTCACTTTTTAAGAGCCAGTAGCCTCGATGAATTTCCCCAGTTTTGGAACGTCTTAAAAGGTGATATGAGCATTGTTGGTCCTCGTCCCCTCGTTCCTGATGAGCTTCACATGTACGGAAACAAGATAGATAAGGTATTAACCATTAAACCGGGTATCACTGGATTATGGCAGGTGTCAGGGCGTAATGACATTCCCTATAATCGCAGGATATTAATGGATGTTTATTATGTTATTAATAATAATTTTATATTTGATATTTGGATTATTCTTAAAACCATTACAGTAATGTTTTTTACTAAAAATAATGGAGCCTATTAA
- a CDS encoding serine/threonine protein kinase (PFAM: Protein kinase domain; Protein of unknown function (DUF2514)~COGs: COG0515 Serine/threonine protein kinase~InterProIPR017442:IPR017441:IPR008271:IPR000719:IPR 020635:IPR002290~KEGG: syn:sll0776 protein kinase~PFAM: Serine/threonine-protein kinase-like domain~SMART: serine/threonine protein kinase; Tyrosine-protein kinase, catalytic domain~SPTR: Serine/Threonine protein kinase), whose product MAEKINGRYEILETLGRGGFGETFLAKDTQMPSEKFVVIKKLQPLDNNSINLELVQKLFAKEAQVLEQLGQNCSQIPTLYAYIVEDEQFYLIQEHIEGESLAEIGVINFARCEAILSSLLNTLKYVHGQNIIHRDIKPENIIIRKSDGLPVLIDFGAVKETMGMQSRSNGSTVSSVIVGTRGFMAPEQGAGRTLFSSDLYALGLSMIYGLTGKYPIEFSNNPLTGELDWHSALPNIPNNLKGVLQKAVKMEVGQRYHTAQEMYLALHQSQPHTINQDTISYDRTVAVFPVRENLNVENIAHTVSSPNDSQGYVSRNDNNQDNNNIIVILLAGILVTLGISGSFFMTQQLRANQANLDRIEREKAETEQKLIEEQKKREEEELRRAESERLRLEAEQARNKAEEERRRAEAEARNKPPQVSNNSSSNSSLQDNTTTPISNNSDHSILSNATIYIHYQSDEFIARSLQNYLLSQGVNIGDDIDRQNGIRRNDIRYSNSSALPLARAVKNEIESFYRNMGVTKNIEMIDLSTRGFRTPTNQLEIWIQD is encoded by the coding sequence ATGGCAGAAAAAATTAATGGCAGATATGAAATCTTAGAAACTCTGGGAAGAGGGGGCTTTGGGGAAACATTTCTTGCCAAAGATACTCAAATGCCATCGGAGAAATTTGTTGTTATCAAAAAACTACAACCCCTCGATAATAATTCCATTAACCTTGAGTTGGTACAAAAACTATTTGCCAAAGAAGCTCAAGTGTTAGAACAACTGGGACAAAACTGTTCTCAGATTCCTACTCTCTATGCTTATATTGTGGAAGATGAGCAGTTTTATTTGATTCAAGAGCATATCGAAGGAGAAAGCCTCGCAGAAATTGGGGTGATCAATTTTGCAAGGTGTGAAGCCATTCTCTCCTCTCTTCTCAATACCCTTAAATATGTTCATGGTCAAAACATTATTCACCGTGACATCAAACCAGAAAATATCATTATTCGTAAAAGTGATGGTTTACCAGTACTGATTGATTTTGGAGCGGTAAAAGAAACCATGGGGATGCAAAGCAGAAGTAATGGCTCTACGGTAAGCTCTGTAATAGTGGGAACAAGGGGTTTTATGGCACCAGAGCAGGGGGCAGGTAGAACCTTGTTTAGTAGTGATTTATATGCCCTCGGTTTAAGCATGATTTATGGTTTGACGGGAAAATATCCTATTGAGTTTAGCAATAATCCCCTTACAGGAGAGTTGGATTGGCATAGTGCATTACCCAATATTCCCAATAATTTAAAAGGGGTATTACAAAAAGCAGTAAAAATGGAGGTGGGGCAAAGATACCATACGGCACAGGAGATGTATTTAGCTCTACATCAAAGTCAACCCCATACTATAAACCAAGATACCATTAGCTATGATCGCACTGTAGCTGTTTTTCCCGTAAGAGAAAATTTAAACGTGGAAAATATTGCTCATACTGTTAGTAGTCCAAATGACAGTCAAGGTTATGTTTCTCGAAATGATAATAATCAGGATAATAATAATATCATTGTGATTTTATTGGCAGGTATTCTCGTTACCCTTGGAATATCGGGTAGCTTTTTTATGACTCAGCAACTAAGGGCGAATCAAGCTAATTTAGATCGTATCGAACGAGAAAAAGCGGAAACTGAACAAAAATTAATTGAGGAACAAAAAAAGAGAGAAGAGGAAGAATTAAGACGGGCGGAATCAGAGCGATTAAGATTGGAAGCCGAACAGGCGAGAAATAAGGCTGAGGAAGAAAGAAGAAGGGCAGAAGCAGAAGCGAGAAACAAACCTCCTCAAGTTAGTAATAATTCTTCTTCCAATAGTTCCCTACAAGATAATACTACAACACCAATAAGTAATAATAGTGACCATAGTATTCTTTCTAATGCAACTATTTATATTCACTATCAATCTGACGAATTCATCGCTCGTTCTCTACAAAATTATTTATTATCACAAGGAGTAAATATAGGAGATGATATTGACCGTCAAAATGGTATTAGGAGGAATGATATACGTTACTCAAATTCTTCTGCATTACCTCTCGCAAGAGCTGTTAAAAATGAAATTGAGTCGTTTTATAGAAATATGGGAGTTACTAAAAATATTGAAATGATTGACTTATCAACACGAGGATTTAGAACCCCAACAAATCAACTTGAAATATGGATTCAAGATTAA
- a CDS encoding ABC transporter related protein (PFAM: ABC transporter; TOBE domain~COGs: COG3842 ABC-type spermidine/putrescine transport systems ATPase components~InterPro IPR003439:IPR013611:IPR017871:IPR003593~KEGG: cyh:Cyan8802_1784 ABC transporter related~PFAM: ABC transporter related; Transport-associated OB domain-containing protein~SMART: AAA ATPase~SPTR: ABC transporter related), producing MSESVILKVSEVTKQFNGSQPPAVNKVSFELKKGELLGLLGPSGCGKTTLLRMIAGFEKPNNGTVELAGEFVSGNGFWVAPEKRHTGMVFQDYALFPHLTVADNIAFGLRSKKPRLNRIAIGKRVREILNLVGLGGLEKRYPHELSGGQQQRIALGRALAPQPELILLDEPLSNLDVQVRERLRHEIRTILKTTNTAAIFVTHDQEEAMAIADTIGVMHSGNLEQLDTPENLYVQPESRFVAEFVTQANFVQAKRQRDNIWTTELGELELDIAASCDIGELMFRQEDVILSPDEQSPTIVQEREFLGREYRYCLQTPSGKRVHARTNASMQLPIGTKVKLNIAPQSARIFPAA from the coding sequence ATGTCAGAGTCAGTTATTCTTAAGGTCAGTGAAGTAACCAAACAGTTTAATGGTAGTCAACCCCCCGCCGTGAATAAAGTCAGCTTTGAGTTGAAGAAAGGAGAATTATTAGGGTTACTTGGTCCTTCTGGCTGTGGTAAGACAACTTTATTGAGAATGATTGCTGGTTTTGAAAAGCCCAATAATGGCACCGTTGAATTGGCAGGGGAGTTTGTTAGTGGTAATGGTTTTTGGGTAGCACCAGAAAAAAGGCACACGGGTATGGTATTCCAAGATTATGCTCTTTTTCCCCATCTAACAGTGGCCGATAACATTGCCTTTGGTTTGAGAAGTAAAAAACCTCGTCTTAATCGTATTGCCATTGGGAAAAGAGTCCGGGAAATTCTTAATTTGGTGGGTTTAGGAGGTTTGGAAAAACGCTATCCCCATGAACTATCTGGCGGACAACAACAACGTATAGCCCTAGGAAGAGCTTTAGCACCCCAACCAGAATTAATCCTTTTAGATGAGCCTTTGAGCAATCTGGATGTGCAGGTAAGAGAGAGATTGCGCCATGAAATCAGAACTATCCTTAAAACTACCAATACTGCCGCCATCTTTGTAACCCATGACCAAGAGGAAGCCATGGCGATCGCAGATACCATTGGCGTAATGCACAGCGGTAACTTAGAACAGTTGGATACCCCAGAAAATCTTTATGTGCAACCCGAATCAAGATTTGTAGCTGAATTTGTGACTCAAGCCAACTTTGTACAAGCAAAAAGACAAAGAGATAACATCTGGACAACGGAACTAGGAGAACTAGAATTGGATATAGCCGCCAGTTGTGATATTGGCGAATTAATGTTCCGTCAAGAAGATGTGATTTTATCCCCCGATGAACAAAGCCCGACCATTGTTCAAGAAAGAGAATTTTTAGGGAGGGAATATCGTTACTGTTTACAAACCCCTTCAGGCAAAAGGGTTCATGCTCGAACCAACGCCTCCATGCAGTTACCCATTGGAACCAAAGTAAAATTGAACATAGCCCCCCAATCCGCCCGTATTTTCCCCGCCGCCTAA
- a CDS encoding protein of unknown function DUF427 (PFAM: Domain of unknown function (DUF427)~COGs: COG2343 conserved hypothetical protein~InterPro IPR007361~KEGG: mar:MAE_06620 hypothetical protein~PFAM: protein of unknown function DUF427~SPTR: Putative uncharacterized protein) produces the protein MFNQKLEQESVWDYPRPPKLEAIDAHIEIVYQGIKIADTKGAYRVLETSHPPVYYLPPDDVQMEYLIPVSGQSFCEWKGVAKYYNIQVGDQVLSKVAWYYPEPTEKFGAIAHYIAFYASPMDGCYVNGEKVTPQPGNFYGGWITSNLIGPFKGEPGSWGW, from the coding sequence ATGTTTAATCAAAAATTAGAGCAGGAATCGGTCTGGGATTATCCTCGTCCTCCTAAGTTGGAGGCTATTGATGCTCATATCGAGATAGTTTATCAAGGAATCAAAATAGCTGATACCAAAGGGGCTTATCGTGTCTTGGAAACTAGCCATCCCCCCGTCTATTATTTACCTCCTGATGATGTGCAGATGGAGTATTTAATCCCTGTTTCTGGACAGTCTTTTTGTGAATGGAAGGGAGTGGCAAAATATTATAATATCCAAGTAGGAGATCAAGTTTTATCAAAGGTGGCATGGTATTATCCCGAACCCACCGAAAAATTTGGGGCGATCGCCCATTACATCGCTTTCTATGCCTCTCCCATGGATGGATGCTATGTAAATGGGGAAAAGGTGACACCCCAACCGGGTAACTTTTATGGTGGTTGGATTACTTCTAATCTTATTGGCCCATTTAAGGGGGAACCGGGTAGCTGGGGCTGGTAA
- a CDS encoding SUA5/yciO/yrdC domain protein (PFAM: yrdC domain~TIGRFAM: Sua5/YciO/YrdC/YwlC family protein~COGs: COG0009 Putative translation factor (SUA5)~InterPro IPR006070~KEGG: cyc:PCC7424_0995 SUA5/YciO/YrdC domain protein~PFAM: SUA5/yciO/yrdC domain~SPTR: SUA5/yciO/yrdC domain protein), translating to MVLVSKSDLVKSAIALNVISFPTDTVPALAVAPHKADLIFELKQRSQEKPLILMTGDIKDIWEYVQGSKEELAIWEQMAHKYLPGALTMVLPASPKVPATMNPLNPDSIGVRVPNHTIARDILRQTGPLATTSANLSGEDALTDMGAIALKFPSIAVLDHQNNITEATPSTVIKWTGETWQLLRQGKIVL from the coding sequence ATGGTTCTTGTTTCAAAATCTGATTTGGTCAAAAGTGCGATCGCCCTTAATGTGATTAGTTTTCCCACGGACACAGTACCAGCCTTGGCTGTAGCCCCCCATAAAGCCGATTTAATTTTTGAGTTAAAACAACGTTCCCAAGAAAAACCCCTTATCCTCATGACAGGGGATATTAAAGATATATGGGAATATGTGCAGGGGAGTAAAGAGGAGTTGGCAATCTGGGAACAGATGGCTCATAAATACCTCCCGGGGGCGCTAACCATGGTATTACCTGCATCCCCCAAAGTACCTGCCACCATGAACCCCCTAAACCCCGATTCCATCGGTGTCAGAGTACCTAACCATACCATCGCAAGGGATATTCTTCGCCAAACTGGTCCCCTAGCCACCACCAGCGCCAATTTATCAGGGGAGGATGCTTTAACGGATATGGGTGCGATCGCCCTTAAATTTCCATCCATAGCAGTGTTAGATCATCAGAACAATATTACCGAGGCAACCCCATCCACGGTGATTAAATGGACGGGGGAAACTTGGCAACTACTTCGCCAAGGAAAAATAGTCTTGTGA
- a CDS encoding N-acetylmannosaminyltransferase (PFAM: Glycosyl transferase WecB/TagA/CpsF family~TIGRFAM: bacterial polymer biosynthesis proteins, WecB/TagA/CpsF family~COGs: COG1922 Teichoic acid biosynthesis protein~InterPro IPR004629~KEGG: mar:MAE_24220 UDP-N-acetyl-D-mannosaminuronic acid transferase~PFAM: glycosyl transferase WecB/TagA/CpsF~PRIAM: N-acetylglucosaminyldiphosphoundecaprenol N-acetyl-beta-D-mannosaminyltransferase~SPTR: UDP-N-acetyl-D-mannosaminuronic acid transferase;~TIGRFAM: glycosyl transferase, WecB/TagA/CpsF family) → MKTFSVFDLPIHLSDDYEGWLCDRIYHNIGTHVVTMNSEMAMMAQKNNDLKQYIQNADLVVPDGSGVVLYLRQRGQKQKRVAGIELAESLVKRLGQKGKENPICFYGAAVGVTDKAAKKFQALIPDIYIINNHGFLQGDDLQAWCEKIKQVQPKLILVGLGVPRQEEWIVNHRHLAPNAVWIGVGGSFDIWGGVKERAPKFFCDNNLEWLYRLYQEPWRWKRMMMLPRFFIKSLFYKG, encoded by the coding sequence ATGAAAACTTTTTCTGTTTTTGATTTACCTATCCATTTGAGTGATGATTATGAAGGATGGTTGTGCGATCGCATTTACCATAATATTGGTACCCACGTTGTCACCATGAATTCTGAAATGGCAATGATGGCACAAAAAAATAACGATCTCAAGCAATATATCCAAAACGCTGATTTGGTGGTTCCTGATGGCTCTGGGGTGGTTTTATATCTGCGTCAAAGGGGACAAAAACAAAAAAGGGTGGCAGGGATTGAGTTGGCGGAATCCTTGGTTAAACGTTTGGGACAAAAAGGGAAGGAAAATCCCATCTGTTTTTATGGTGCGGCGGTGGGAGTAACCGATAAAGCTGCGAAAAAATTTCAGGCTTTGATTCCAGATATATATATTATTAACAACCATGGTTTTTTGCAGGGTGATGACCTTCAGGCATGGTGTGAAAAAATTAAACAAGTACAACCAAAATTAATTTTGGTGGGTTTGGGTGTACCCCGTCAAGAGGAATGGATTGTAAACCATCGCCATCTTGCTCCTAATGCGGTTTGGATTGGGGTAGGGGGGAGTTTTGATATTTGGGGTGGGGTAAAGGAAAGGGCGCCTAAGTTTTTTTGTGATAATAACTTGGAGTGGTTATATCGTCTTTATCAGGAACCTTGGCGCTGGAAGAGGATGATGATGTTACCCCGTTTTTTTATTAAGTCTCTGTTTTACAAAGGCTAG
- a CDS encoding malonyl CoA-acyl carrier protein transacylase (PFAM: Acyl transferase domain~TIGRFAM: malonyl CoA-acyl carrier protein transacylase~COGs: COG0331 (acyl-carrier-protein) S-malonyltransferase~InterPro IPR014043:IPR004410~KEGG: cyp:PCC8801_1804 malonyl CoA-acyl carrier protein transacylase~PFAM: Acyl transferase~SPTR: Malonyl CoA-acyl carrier protein transacylase;~TIGRFAM: malonyl CoA-acyl carrier protein transacylase): MTKIAWVFPGQGSQAQGMGVTLQETEIGKQKFQQAEEILGWSVLEICEAGDERLSQTLYTQPCLYTVECILVDLQKQEGKQPDLVAGHSLGEYVALYAAGVYDFAEGLKLVKRRAELMSTAAGGKMVALMKFDRNILESAIASEDNVVIANDNSEGQVVISGKPEAIDIVLEKVQAKKAVELNVSGAFHSPFMAQAANEFTQVLDTITFKDAQTPIMSNVDPTPSTSASAIKQRLIEQMTGGVRWREIMLNFPHQGITEVVEVGPGKVLTGLIKRTNKELNLSNISA, from the coding sequence ATGACTAAAATAGCATGGGTATTTCCCGGACAAGGTTCCCAAGCCCAGGGAATGGGTGTAACCCTTCAGGAAACAGAAATCGGTAAACAAAAATTTCAACAGGCAGAAGAGATTTTGGGTTGGTCAGTATTAGAAATATGTGAGGCAGGGGATGAACGTCTTTCTCAAACCCTCTATACCCAACCCTGTTTATACACCGTAGAATGTATCCTCGTTGATCTACAAAAGCAAGAAGGTAAACAACCCGATTTAGTAGCAGGGCATAGTTTGGGGGAATATGTTGCCCTTTATGCCGCAGGGGTTTATGACTTTGCCGAGGGGTTGAAATTGGTAAAACGTCGTGCCGAATTGATGAGTACCGCCGCAGGGGGAAAAATGGTCGCCCTCATGAAATTTGATCGTAATATCTTGGAAAGTGCGATCGCCTCCGAGGACAATGTGGTCATTGCCAATGATAATAGTGAAGGGCAGGTGGTAATTTCAGGAAAACCAGAGGCGATCGATATAGTATTAGAAAAGGTACAAGCCAAAAAAGCAGTAGAACTAAACGTTTCGGGAGCATTTCATTCCCCTTTCATGGCCCAAGCCGCCAACGAATTTACCCAAGTATTAGACACCATCACCTTCAAAGATGCCCAAACCCCCATCATGTCTAACGTAGACCCCACCCCTAGCACCTCCGCATCAGCAATAAAACAAAGACTAATTGAACAGATGACAGGGGGGGTACGTTGGCGAGAAATCATGTTAAACTTCCCTCACCAAGGCATTACCGAAGTAGTAGAAGTCGGGCCAGGAAAAGTCCTCACAGGATTAATAAAACGCACTAATAAAGAATTAAACCTAAGCAACATTTCTGCCTAA
- a CDS encoding KaiA family protein (PFAM: KaiA domain~InterPro IPR011648:IPR020844:IPR020856~KEGG: cyc:PCC7424_0601 KaiA family protein~PFAM: KaiA family protein~SPTR: KaiA family protein), with product MSSRLYICIFVPEPTTNQSLTQWLENDAVKESQHEHHLHIIKSSSEFTEFVTENKEKIDCLIVLYNAVSEEIINNLYEQGLILPIVIIESPDYPINKGEYQTDLTAEMPPEQDLSILYHVGEIKIKPEQIKNIANHIDKAITQFLYLAPSCSISEKEKAIPPQSEEKQNFLLLQQRRLASKLKERLGYLGVYYNRKTDYFYRNLSNEERQQLLKQLGAEYREIIILYFGQENEVNQLIDQFVNQCFFADLSVSQILEIHMELMDEFAQQLKLEGRNEEVLLDYRLALIDIIAHLCEMYRRSIPREDLPFEVLFPVD from the coding sequence TTGTCTTCCAGATTATATATTTGTATCTTTGTTCCCGAACCAACTACCAACCAGTCATTAACCCAATGGCTGGAAAATGATGCTGTAAAAGAATCTCAACATGAACACCACCTACACATCATCAAATCATCATCAGAATTTACAGAATTTGTCACCGAGAATAAAGAAAAAATAGATTGCCTCATCGTACTCTACAACGCAGTCAGTGAGGAAATTATCAACAATCTCTATGAGCAAGGATTAATTCTCCCCATCGTGATCATCGAATCTCCAGATTACCCCATCAACAAAGGAGAATATCAAACCGACTTGACCGCAGAAATGCCCCCAGAGCAGGATCTATCTATTCTCTATCATGTTGGAGAGATAAAAATAAAACCTGAACAAATCAAAAACATTGCCAATCATATAGACAAAGCCATCACCCAATTTTTATATCTTGCCCCCAGTTGTTCTATTAGTGAAAAAGAAAAAGCCATCCCTCCCCAAAGTGAAGAAAAACAAAACTTTTTATTACTACAACAAAGAAGACTAGCATCAAAACTAAAAGAAAGGCTAGGATATTTGGGGGTATATTATAACCGCAAAACAGATTACTTTTATCGTAACTTATCCAACGAAGAACGCCAACAATTACTCAAACAATTAGGAGCAGAATATCGAGAAATTATTATTCTTTATTTTGGACAAGAAAATGAAGTAAATCAGTTAATTGATCAATTTGTCAATCAATGTTTCTTCGCTGATTTATCCGTTTCACAAATACTTGAAATTCACATGGAATTAATGGATGAATTTGCCCAACAACTAAAACTAGAAGGACGAAACGAAGAAGTATTATTAGATTATCGTCTTGCTTTAATTGATATAATTGCTCATCTTTGTGAGATGTATCGTCGCTCAATTCCTAGGGAAGATTTGCCCTTTGAAGTATTGTTTCCCGTTGATTAA
- a CDS encoding circadian clock protein KaiB (PFAM: KaiB domain~TIGRFAM: circadian clock protein KaiB~InterPro IPR011649:IPR013474~KEGG: ter:Tery_3804 circadian clock protein KaiB~PFAM: KaiB domain protein~SPTR: Circadian clock protein kaiB;~TIGRFAM: circadian clock protein KaiB), with amino-acid sequence MSPLKKTYVLKLYVAGNTPNSVRALKTLKTILEEEFKGVYALKVIDVLKNPQLAEEDKILATPTLSKVLPPPVRKIIGDLSDREKVLIGLDLLYEEIKDRE; translated from the coding sequence ATGAGTCCTTTAAAAAAAACTTATGTCCTCAAATTATACGTGGCAGGGAACACTCCGAACTCTGTTAGGGCATTAAAGACTTTAAAAACCATTCTCGAAGAAGAATTTAAAGGGGTGTATGCCCTCAAAGTTATTGATGTATTAAAAAATCCTCAACTAGCCGAGGAAGATAAAATATTAGCAACTCCAACTCTTTCCAAAGTTTTACCTCCCCCCGTGAGAAAGATTATCGGTGATCTTTCCGACCGAGAAAAAGTCCTTATCGGTTTAGATTTACTTTATGAAGAAATCAAAGACCGAGAATAA